In Dyadobacter sp. NIV53, a single window of DNA contains:
- a CDS encoding SusC/RagA family TonB-linked outer membrane protein, whose amino-acid sequence MTTLLRWRGMICLALLFEGIFVSVLGQNLNFVKLESKGNATTGGYSSEIVQPKALTDVLRELEKNYDVHFAYQKKLLANKRIPLSLGKCSDIETCLKELLTPLNLSFEKFENTYVIKEKVKELSGAVIKETVVKEEKSIVITVTGKVISKDDGISLPGVNVIVKGTTTGTSTDTDGKYSIVVPSSESILVFSFLGFITQEVPVSDKSIWDIGLITDTKQLNEVVVTALGFKEIADRMASTTSKVTGESISKSGEANIISSLAGKASGVQISSQGSDPGAGAFIQIRGQSTITGNTQPLIVIDGIPISNSTVGTGEGGVVQQSRLNDINPNDIASVQILKGASAAALWGSRAANGVMIITTKQGKESNKINISYSSSLSIDKVNAFHPFQNTYGQGSGGKYSPTHANSWGDRIADRTGGADEVNTTGQFFEAQDGTKYYPVIKKNSKETFTDQNYNKVFGKGYFWDNSINLSGGNNKSTYFFSMGNLKQQGVLKGNSEYRRTTLKLNVSRTFNDYIKITNNAGFTNSASNRIQRGNNTAGAMLGLLRNPPDFDISDYKGNYYGSATASPILDRQRSYRLYLGSGVNPVFSNPLWALYEQTNTSKVNRFINSFEMTIKPMVDWFDLTTRVGIDHYTDQRLSYFPVNDTPGNGNGSFTESLITENELNLDIIGRATHKFNDDFSGTLIGGFNINDRQYFNIGGSLTNFLIADAPVSFTNSTAANRTPTNDRSHIRVARVYSTANLAAYESVFLNASIAGESASSFGALSDKTFFYPSADLAWQFSKISGLQNWDFLSFGKLRGSYGVVGVQPLPYRSNTTYEATTLSNSPWGDNLTGANYGNGAFLMNTELGDPRLKPERKSEYEIGADMRFFNNKLNVNFTYYHNKISDMLIPVTLAPSVGYASTYTNAATMENKGLEFDLNYSIIKKGDWNVSVNANFNKNKNTVTNLAGTESLYLTGREDRADMRAVEGQQAGVFWGGKFERTSTGSLSLDENMFPMASTTLGVIGDPNPDWRGGFGTSVGYKGFTLDLLFETFQGGDFASLTKGVMYTFGTHADVGKDVTLTQDLVNYAGKTFTAGSTVRGNIHDFGGGPVLLDEAYYTTLGSGLGSVAEQFIEDGSWTRLRQATLGYTLRSESFRKKTGLQSLEFSMTGRNLFLWTKLVGIDPDTNFTGNYYGRGYDYFNNPGNRSMLFSVKVNY is encoded by the coding sequence GAAAAAGTAAAAGAATTAAGCGGAGCAGTTATAAAAGAAACCGTTGTAAAGGAAGAAAAATCGATTGTAATTACTGTCACAGGCAAAGTAATTTCCAAAGATGACGGGATCAGTCTGCCCGGTGTAAATGTGATCGTAAAAGGAACAACGACAGGAACGTCAACTGATACGGATGGAAAATACAGCATCGTTGTTCCATCTTCTGAAAGCATCCTTGTGTTTTCTTTTTTAGGTTTTATCACGCAGGAAGTGCCGGTTTCGGATAAAAGTATTTGGGATATTGGCCTTATTACGGACACAAAACAATTGAATGAGGTAGTAGTAACGGCTTTGGGATTTAAGGAGATTGCAGACCGGATGGCTTCTACCACTTCAAAAGTTACTGGTGAAAGTATCAGCAAGTCGGGTGAGGCAAATATTATCAGCAGTCTTGCCGGGAAAGCTTCGGGTGTGCAGATATCCAGCCAGGGAAGTGATCCGGGTGCAGGTGCATTTATACAAATACGCGGGCAAAGTACGATCACCGGAAATACACAGCCTTTGATCGTGATTGACGGAATTCCTATCAGCAACTCCACTGTCGGTACAGGCGAAGGCGGAGTAGTTCAGCAATCGCGTCTGAATGATATTAATCCAAATGACATCGCTTCTGTCCAGATTTTGAAAGGAGCATCGGCAGCTGCACTTTGGGGTTCAAGGGCTGCCAATGGTGTTATGATCATTACAACCAAGCAGGGAAAGGAAAGTAACAAGATCAATATCTCGTATTCTTCGTCATTATCCATTGATAAAGTGAATGCTTTTCATCCGTTTCAAAACACATATGGACAAGGTTCGGGCGGGAAATACAGCCCGACTCATGCCAATTCCTGGGGAGACAGAATTGCAGACCGTACCGGTGGTGCTGACGAGGTCAATACAACCGGCCAGTTTTTCGAGGCGCAGGATGGCACAAAATATTATCCGGTCATTAAGAAAAATTCCAAAGAGACTTTCACTGACCAGAATTACAACAAAGTATTTGGCAAAGGCTATTTCTGGGATAACAGTATAAACCTGAGCGGTGGGAACAACAAATCGACCTATTTTTTCAGTATGGGAAATTTGAAACAGCAAGGAGTACTAAAAGGAAACAGTGAATACAGAAGGACAACGCTCAAACTCAATGTAAGCAGGACATTCAACGATTATATCAAAATCACAAACAACGCAGGATTTACCAACAGCGCTTCCAACCGGATCCAGAGAGGTAATAATACAGCAGGTGCCATGCTCGGGCTTTTGCGCAATCCCCCGGATTTCGACATCAGCGATTATAAAGGAAATTATTACGGCAGTGCTACGGCATCACCCATTTTGGATCGCCAGCGTTCGTACCGGTTATATTTGGGCAGTGGCGTAAACCCGGTTTTCAGTAACCCGCTTTGGGCATTATATGAACAAACCAACACAAGTAAAGTAAACAGGTTTATCAATAGTTTTGAGATGACGATCAAACCGATGGTAGATTGGTTTGACCTGACAACCAGGGTTGGTATTGACCACTACACAGATCAGCGTTTGAGTTATTTCCCGGTTAACGATACGCCAGGAAATGGAAACGGCTCATTTACAGAAAGTCTGATCACTGAAAACGAACTGAACCTGGACATTATAGGACGGGCAACGCACAAGTTCAACGACGATTTTTCGGGAACATTAATCGGTGGATTTAATATCAACGACCGGCAGTATTTCAATATCGGAGGTTCTTTAACCAACTTTTTGATCGCGGATGCGCCAGTTTCATTTACAAATTCTACGGCAGCCAACCGCACACCAACCAACGACCGCAGTCATATCAGAGTAGCACGTGTTTATTCGACTGCAAACCTGGCCGCCTACGAATCGGTTTTTCTGAATGCTTCCATAGCCGGAGAATCTGCGTCCTCATTTGGTGCACTTTCGGACAAAACGTTTTTTTACCCATCGGCTGATCTGGCCTGGCAGTTTTCAAAAATCAGCGGTTTACAAAACTGGGATTTCCTGTCTTTTGGTAAGTTAAGAGGTTCCTATGGCGTAGTGGGTGTACAGCCGCTACCCTACCGTTCCAATACAACTTATGAAGCAACTACATTATCCAACTCGCCATGGGGAGATAATCTGACTGGTGCTAATTATGGTAATGGTGCCTTTTTGATGAACACCGAACTTGGAGATCCGAGACTAAAACCTGAAAGAAAATCGGAATATGAAATCGGGGCAGATATGCGGTTTTTTAACAATAAACTGAACGTCAACTTCACCTATTATCATAATAAAATTTCAGACATGCTTATTCCGGTAACACTTGCTCCTTCTGTGGGTTATGCAAGTACTTATACTAATGCGGCAACCATGGAAAATAAAGGGCTGGAATTTGACCTCAATTATTCAATCATTAAAAAAGGTGACTGGAATGTATCTGTGAACGCCAATTTTAACAAGAATAAAAACACTGTAACCAATCTGGCCGGAACGGAATCTTTATATCTGACGGGCCGTGAAGACCGTGCTGATATGCGTGCCGTGGAAGGGCAACAGGCCGGCGTTTTCTGGGGAGGAAAATTCGAGAGAACCAGCACGGGAAGCCTTTCACTGGATGAAAATATGTTTCCAATGGCATCTACAACTTTGGGTGTAATCGGTGATCCTAATCCGGACTGGCGCGGAGGTTTTGGTACATCGGTCGGTTACAAAGGCTTTACGCTTGACCTGCTGTTTGAAACTTTTCAGGGAGGAGATTTTGCCTCTTTAACCAAAGGTGTTATGTACACATTCGGAACCCATGCGGACGTAGGCAAAGATGTAACGCTTACCCAGGACTTGGTGAACTATGCGGGAAAAACTTTTACCGCAGGATCAACTGTTCGTGGCAATATCCATGACTTTGGTGGTGGTCCTGTTTTACTGGACGAAGCCTATTATACAACACTGGGAAGCGGATTGGGCTCAGTCGCAGAGCAATTTATTGAAGATGGCAGCTGGACCCGCTTACGGCAGGCTACACTTGGCTACACATTACGGTCGGAATCTTTCAGAAAAAAGACAGGTCTGCAATCGCTGGAATTCTCAATGACCGGACGAAATCTTTTCCTGTGGACCAAACTGGTTGGCATAGATCCCGACACCAATTTTACGGGTAATTATTACGGAAGAGGTTATGATTATTTCAACAATCCTGGTAACCGTTCGATGCTTTTTTCTGTAAAAGTCAATTACTAA
- a CDS encoding SusD/RagB family nutrient-binding outer membrane lipoprotein, whose protein sequence is MKKIFNLLFIGLLWLVSSCESIVADLNTDPNNPTNASTSLMLTGIQLANITIHEGHTDRVAGMWSGYFTGIARQYPDFSNYNVNGATFDQIWQNIYASVFKNGNVLITKAEQIDNKLLIAIVKITQAHALQTAASCWGDVPYSQISDIDQFPNPVFDPQEEVYASVQKLLDEAIEMLDSGIGTSPGIADIHFGGNAAKWKEVAYTLKARAYLEMHNYDAAYTAASSGITVSANNLMAPHGIVLSGNQNLMYAFLAGGRAGDMSSKGAYITTLLNPADANYRGNAKTDENARFNYYFVNVTDPDNITPNTSSTVSASGIFAQAASFPLITYEENMLILAEAGFRSKGFDTGLEKLNNYRVYLNKGGYINGTYLTKTYKYEAYATADFATGGIVNKANLSASDALLKEILVERYVTFFGQKLGFSDLRRTRGESAGVVIPPNNGSVLPERFIYSQSEVNSNTSAPNPVPDIFVKTPVNSL, encoded by the coding sequence ATGAAAAAAATATTTAATCTCCTGTTTATTGGCCTTTTATGGCTCGTTTCTTCCTGCGAATCTATCGTCGCAGATCTTAATACTGACCCCAATAATCCTACCAACGCATCCACATCGCTGATGCTGACAGGCATTCAGCTTGCTAATATTACCATTCACGAAGGCCATACAGACCGTGTAGCAGGAATGTGGTCAGGTTATTTTACGGGTATTGCACGCCAATATCCTGATTTCAGCAATTACAATGTTAACGGTGCAACTTTTGACCAGATCTGGCAGAATATTTATGCAAGTGTTTTCAAAAATGGCAATGTACTGATTACCAAAGCGGAGCAAATTGATAACAAATTACTGATAGCGATTGTCAAAATAACCCAGGCGCACGCTTTACAAACCGCAGCTTCCTGTTGGGGTGATGTTCCTTACAGCCAGATCTCAGATATTGATCAGTTTCCTAATCCCGTTTTCGATCCCCAGGAAGAAGTATATGCAAGTGTACAGAAATTACTGGATGAAGCTATTGAAATGCTGGATTCCGGTATTGGCACTTCACCCGGCATAGCTGATATTCATTTTGGAGGCAATGCTGCGAAATGGAAGGAAGTTGCTTATACGCTGAAAGCCAGGGCTTATCTTGAAATGCATAATTATGATGCCGCTTACACAGCAGCCTCATCGGGAATTACTGTGTCAGCTAATAACCTGATGGCTCCGCATGGAATTGTTTTAAGCGGAAACCAAAATCTGATGTACGCTTTTTTAGCAGGTGGAAGAGCAGGTGACATGAGTAGTAAAGGTGCTTACATAACCACGCTGCTTAATCCGGCCGATGCTAATTATCGCGGTAATGCTAAAACAGATGAAAACGCCAGGTTCAATTATTATTTCGTGAACGTAACTGATCCTGACAACATTACACCCAATACATCCAGTACCGTATCAGCCTCCGGCATTTTTGCCCAGGCGGCTTCATTTCCGCTGATTACCTACGAAGAAAACATGCTGATTCTGGCAGAAGCCGGTTTTCGTTCAAAGGGATTTGACACAGGTCTTGAAAAGTTGAACAATTACCGTGTTTACCTGAACAAAGGCGGCTATATCAACGGTACCTACCTGACCAAAACCTATAAATATGAAGCATACGCAACCGCGGATTTTGCAACAGGAGGCATTGTAAATAAGGCCAACTTATCTGCATCGGACGCATTGTTAAAAGAAATCCTGGTGGAACGGTACGTTACCTTTTTCGGACAGAAACTCGGATTTTCAGACTTGCGCCGGACACGTGGTGAATCCGCCGGTGTTGTTATTCCGCCAAATAATGGCAGTGTACTTCCTGAAAGATTTATTTACAGCCAAAGCGAAGTCAATTCCAATACCAGTGCGCCAAATCCGGTCCCGGATATTTTCGTAAAAACGCCTGTCAATTCTTTATAA
- a CDS encoding histidinol-phosphate transaminase, which produces MSQSLNRRSALKTGLLTLGGLAALPQLSKAASRIHNDGAFADAPLSLDTELRIFRSPMVREHYLDAALDKAKITVKISSNENPYGPPMSAQTAIAESAKRGNRYAWQEMNDLVGKIAKKEGVTPDHIMMGPGSSDLLEKVAIVEFMKGGNIVSADPCYMSLINVAKSVGATWKAVPCKADWSHDLKAMEAAIDKDTKLVYICNPNNPVGSITSGKELLDFCSRVSEKVPIFVDEAYLELAIGADTQSMVSLLGQNKNVIIARTFSKIMGMAGIRVGYLAAQPAYLDKIQKITRGGMGVSYTSIFAASASMDDMAFQDMSRAKNAETKAYLCGNLDKMGYKYIPSFTNFVIFPINIPGKEMLTKMSAKGIAVKAFDIQNKPWCRVSLGTMDEMKQFVGALQELS; this is translated from the coding sequence ATGAGCCAATCACTAAATCGCAGAAGTGCACTGAAAACAGGATTGCTAACCTTGGGAGGTTTGGCAGCTCTTCCACAGCTTAGCAAGGCAGCAAGTCGTATTCACAATGACGGCGCATTTGCTGATGCACCTTTGTCTCTTGATACTGAACTAAGGATTTTCCGCAGCCCGATGGTGCGTGAACATTATCTTGATGCAGCACTTGACAAAGCGAAAATTACCGTTAAGATCAGTTCTAACGAAAATCCTTACGGACCACCAATGTCAGCTCAGACTGCAATAGCGGAATCAGCTAAAAGAGGTAACCGGTATGCATGGCAGGAAATGAATGACCTGGTTGGCAAAATCGCTAAGAAAGAAGGTGTTACACCAGATCATATCATGATGGGGCCAGGTTCTTCTGATTTACTTGAAAAAGTGGCAATCGTTGAATTCATGAAAGGTGGAAATATCGTTTCGGCTGATCCATGTTATATGTCATTGATCAATGTTGCAAAATCTGTTGGGGCAACCTGGAAAGCAGTTCCTTGCAAAGCAGACTGGTCACACGACCTGAAAGCAATGGAAGCGGCTATCGACAAAGACACTAAACTGGTTTATATCTGTAATCCTAACAACCCGGTTGGAAGTATTACTTCTGGTAAGGAATTGCTTGATTTCTGTTCACGCGTTTCTGAAAAAGTGCCTATTTTCGTTGATGAAGCTTATTTAGAACTTGCTATCGGAGCAGATACTCAGAGTATGGTTTCATTGCTTGGACAAAACAAAAACGTAATTATTGCTCGTACTTTCTCTAAAATAATGGGAATGGCTGGTATCAGAGTTGGTTATCTGGCCGCTCAGCCTGCTTATCTTGATAAGATCCAGAAAATTACTCGTGGTGGTATGGGTGTATCATATACTTCTATCTTCGCAGCTTCTGCAAGTATGGACGATATGGCGTTCCAGGACATGAGCAGAGCAAAAAATGCTGAAACCAAAGCTTATCTGTGTGGAAATCTTGACAAAATGGGATACAAATACATTCCGTCTTTCACCAATTTCGTGATTTTCCCAATTAATATTCCTGGTAAAGAAATGCTTACTAAAATGTCGGCAAAAGGAATTGCAGTAAAAGCATTTGATATTCAGAACAAACCATGGTGCCGTGTAAGTCTTGGTACAATGGATGAAATGAAACAATTTGTAGGAGCTTTGCAGGAATTGAGCTAA
- a CDS encoding Na+/H+ antiporter — protein MIENHLILAIGLLLVVLILIMVSNKLGISSAIFLVIAGSLISLIPGVPALRLEPELLFIVILPPLLYRAAWNTCWKDFWANRRPISLHGFGLVVVTAGGIGLLTHFLIPNFSLALGFLLGSIVAPPDALAATSVLQQLKIPKRIVTILEGESLVNDAASLILYRFAVAAVVSGQFSLGEASTEFIFASLSGIGIGCGIAAILYLVHRFLPTNASIDTVVSVASPYLMYLTAEKLEASGVLAVVSGGFFLSYHSSKTLTSQARLQMLGVWETLVFVLNGVVFIVVGLQLPLIVEKLGDISLPKAILLGFAISVVVMLIRMLWIFPATYLPRFFDKKLRKNDPYPGWQSVFLMGWCGMRGIVTLASALTIPLLLADGTTFPFRSLILFEAFTVIIFTLVFQGLSLPYLIRRLGIMVPAKEEIENSELVTHLAGIALGRIMDNYGEEALGCAPFVRQREKYERLAKVRVRDSVNDPDKPGSPLTLEKYHQMKREIIAVRREELSKLRSRNIYSDELIRRKEFELDLEQISIGFS, from the coding sequence ATGATAGAAAATCATTTGATTCTTGCCATTGGGTTATTGTTAGTCGTTCTTATCCTGATCATGGTCAGTAACAAACTGGGTATATCCTCGGCTATATTCCTCGTTATTGCCGGCTCGCTCATCAGCCTTATACCAGGTGTGCCAGCCTTACGCCTCGAACCAGAATTACTCTTCATAGTAATATTGCCTCCACTACTTTACAGGGCTGCATGGAATACCTGTTGGAAAGATTTCTGGGCGAACCGGCGTCCTATCAGTTTACACGGCTTTGGATTGGTAGTTGTCACGGCTGGCGGAATTGGGTTACTAACTCATTTTTTGATTCCTAATTTTTCGCTTGCACTGGGTTTTTTATTGGGAAGTATTGTTGCTCCACCGGATGCACTGGCTGCTACGTCGGTTTTACAGCAATTGAAAATTCCTAAACGAATTGTTACAATCCTTGAAGGAGAAAGCCTGGTAAATGATGCAGCGAGTTTAATCCTTTACCGGTTTGCTGTTGCGGCTGTCGTGTCGGGGCAGTTTTCACTTGGTGAGGCAAGCACGGAATTTATTTTTGCCAGCCTTTCAGGAATTGGAATTGGTTGTGGAATTGCTGCCATTTTGTATCTGGTTCACCGGTTTTTACCTACCAATGCAAGTATTGATACCGTCGTTTCAGTCGCCAGTCCGTACCTGATGTACCTTACAGCCGAAAAACTGGAAGCCTCCGGTGTACTTGCTGTTGTTAGCGGAGGTTTTTTCTTGTCTTATCATTCTTCCAAAACCCTTACATCACAGGCACGTTTGCAAATGCTGGGTGTGTGGGAAACATTGGTTTTTGTTTTAAACGGAGTGGTTTTTATTGTCGTTGGCTTGCAGCTTCCGCTCATTGTAGAAAAACTTGGTGACATTTCCCTTCCGAAAGCAATTTTGCTTGGTTTTGCAATCAGCGTAGTTGTGATGCTGATCCGCATGCTGTGGATATTTCCTGCTACGTATTTACCAAGATTTTTCGATAAGAAATTACGTAAAAACGATCCATATCCAGGCTGGCAATCCGTGTTTCTGATGGGTTGGTGTGGTATGCGTGGTATTGTGACACTGGCTTCTGCACTAACCATTCCGTTATTGCTTGCTGATGGGACTACTTTTCCGTTTCGTTCGCTTATTCTGTTTGAAGCTTTTACAGTAATAATTTTTACACTTGTTTTCCAGGGATTGAGTTTGCCTTACCTGATCCGGCGATTAGGTATTATGGTTCCGGCAAAAGAAGAGATAGAAAATTCAGAACTGGTAACTCATCTTGCTGGAATAGCGCTGGGCCGTATTATGGACAATTATGGTGAAGAAGCATTGGGATGTGCACCTTTTGTCCGACAGCGCGAAAAGTATGAAAGACTGGCAAAAGTACGCGTGAGAGATTCAGTTAATGATCCTGATAAGCCGGGTTCACCACTTACACTTGAAAAGTACCATCAAATGAAACGGGAAATTATTGCTGTCCGCCGGGAAGAATTGAGTAAGCTGAGGAGCCGGAATATTTACAGCGACGAGCTAATTCGCCGGAAGGAATTTGAACTGGACCTGGAACAGATCAGCATTGGTTTTTCCTGA
- a CDS encoding neutral zinc metallopeptidase — protein MNWQDLRKSGNVEDRRGMSGGGKVALGGIGTIIVVVIGLLTNQSPSEILDNIQGSQQTEQTQTQTRPAGPRPDDKTAEFVSKVLGSTEDVWADIYKANDAQYQNPKLQIFENSSQSACGGASSAMGPFYCPADQKVYIDLSFCDELRDRFKAPGEFAVAYVVAHEVGHHVQNLMGISDQVQQQRQQLSDAEYNKLSVKLELQADFLAGVWANHAQKMDNILEPGDLEAALTAANAIGDDKLQKESQGYIVPDAFTHGSSQQRMYWFKKGFETGDISQGKFQDIR, from the coding sequence ATGAATTGGCAGGATTTACGAAAAAGTGGAAATGTTGAAGATCGTCGCGGCATGTCCGGCGGCGGAAAAGTTGCCCTTGGTGGTATCGGTACTATTATTGTGGTAGTTATCGGACTTTTAACCAATCAAAGTCCGTCAGAAATTTTAGACAATATACAGGGCAGCCAGCAAACGGAACAGACACAAACACAAACACGCCCGGCCGGCCCTCGCCCTGATGATAAAACTGCCGAATTTGTATCTAAGGTATTGGGTAGTACCGAGGACGTTTGGGCTGATATCTATAAGGCTAACGATGCGCAATACCAGAACCCAAAATTACAGATATTTGAAAATTCGTCACAAAGCGCGTGTGGCGGTGCTTCTTCTGCCATGGGGCCCTTTTACTGCCCTGCGGATCAAAAAGTTTATATAGACCTTTCATTCTGTGACGAATTGAGAGATCGTTTTAAAGCACCCGGAGAATTTGCAGTTGCGTATGTAGTAGCGCATGAAGTGGGCCATCATGTTCAGAATCTGATGGGGATTTCAGATCAGGTTCAGCAGCAGCGCCAGCAACTTAGCGATGCCGAATACAACAAGCTTTCTGTAAAACTGGAATTACAAGCTGATTTTTTGGCAGGTGTATGGGCAAATCATGCACAAAAAATGGATAATATCCTGGAACCTGGTGATCTGGAAGCTGCATTAACAGCTGCTAATGCAATCGGTGATGATAAACTACAAAAAGAGTCACAAGGTTATATTGTTCCGGATGCTTTTACGCATGGTTCTTCCCAACAAAGAATGTACTGGTTTAAGAAAGGCTTTGAAACAGGTGATATTAGCCAGGGAAAATTCCAGGATATCAGGTAG